A genomic stretch from Quercus lobata isolate SW786 unplaced genomic scaffold, ValleyOak3.0 Primary Assembly Scq3eQI_107, whole genome shotgun sequence includes:
- the LOC115972869 gene encoding uncharacterized protein LOC115972869, translated as MGKSKAKVVPQERRDFRSDRFSSSNRLRRDYMEQSEPTGAQVVHAVFREPLHKILEKVKCEPFFQWPNRMAGDPLKRNQNLYCAYHQEPGHTTDDCRNLKNHLDRLVREGKLRHLLHRPEQSNVETRQGTLRPPIGTINVILAAPGRTGPSPFRVMSVGRFPSGPDERESKRAKVSATLLIGFTEEDKQGTIQPHDDALVVTLRIGGYDVKREDLSPYDSPLVSFEGKIIIPKGMIRLPLQTDSDVVEVNFIVVDAYSLYTAIVARPWLHAPGAVPSTLHQKLNICQEVKSKK; from the exons ATGGGGAAGAGTaaagcgaaggttgtccctcaggagaggagggacttcaggtcggaccgcTTTAGCAGCAGTAACAGGCTGAGAAGAGATTACATGGAACAGTCCGAACCTACTGGGGCTCAGGTagtccatgctgtgttccgagaaccattGCACAAGATCCTGGAGAAGGTGAAGTGCGAACCTTTCTTTCAGTGGCCGAACAGGATGGCGGGCGACCCTTTAAAACGCAATCAGAATCTGTACTGCGCGTACCACCAGGAGCCAGGTCACACCACCGACGATTGCAGGAATCTGAAAAACCATTTGGATCGGCTTGTTCGAGAAGGAAAGTTGAGGCATCTATTGCACCGCCCTGAACAGTCAAATGTCGAGACCAGACAAGGCACGTtgaggccacccattggcacaataaatgtcattcttgccGCACCTGGGAGGACCGGTCCAAGCCCTTTCAGAGTAATGTCAGTGGGCAGGTTCCCGTCGGGGCCAGACGAAAGGGAATCCAAGAGAGCCAAAGTGAGTGCCACGCTATTAATCGGGTTCACAGAGGAAGACAAGCaaggaactattcaaccccacgacgatgccctAGTCGTCACGCTCAGAATAGGAGGttatgacgtgaaaagg GAAGACCTGTCGCCATACGATTCCCCCCTGGTCagctttgaaggaaaaatcATCATCCCGAAAGGCATGATTAGGCTGCCTCTGCAAACGGATTCAGACGTGGTAGAAGTGAACTTCATTGTCGTAGATGCATACTCCCTCTACACAGCTATTGTGGCCCGGCCATGGCTTCATGCACCGGGGGCTGTGCCGtcaaccttgcaccaaaaaTTGAATATCTGTCAGGAGGtcaaatcaaagaaataa